A genomic window from Clostridium aceticum includes:
- the nikB gene encoding nickel ABC transporter permease, with amino-acid sequence MIKNNLLKKILQLMSVMILASFITFSLTYISPSDPAEMLLTAHDIVPTQELLEKTREEMGLNDPFIMQYGNWLKGLFRGDFGYSYSTRGLVADILPQRIFMTVRLAVAALLFLIFFSFVLGILSAVKKNTVLDYIVRGLSLMGISIPAFWLGLMLMYVFVVELRWFKITEQTSFKSVILPAMTLAIPLMGRYIRQIREAILEQYSQDYVIGARARGIKESKIIIKHILPNALLGIITLLGLSIALLLGGTVIVENIFSWPGLGSMALEAITYRDYPLLQSYVVFMTLIYVTINFIVDIITQTLDPRISLKGGGKVSEK; translated from the coding sequence ATGATAAAAAATAATCTACTAAAAAAAATATTGCAGTTAATGAGTGTTATGATTTTAGCATCCTTTATTACCTTTAGTCTTACCTATATCAGCCCCAGCGATCCTGCTGAGATGCTGTTGACAGCTCATGATATTGTTCCTACGCAAGAGCTACTGGAAAAGACAAGGGAGGAGATGGGTTTAAATGATCCCTTTATAATGCAGTATGGAAATTGGCTTAAGGGTTTATTCAGGGGGGACTTTGGTTATTCTTATTCCACAAGGGGACTAGTGGCAGATATCTTGCCTCAAAGGATTTTTATGACGGTGAGGCTGGCTGTTGCTGCATTATTGTTTTTAATATTTTTTTCTTTTGTCCTTGGCATCTTATCGGCTGTTAAAAAAAATACAGTGTTAGATTATATAGTAAGGGGACTTTCTCTTATGGGAATATCTATTCCTGCTTTTTGGCTGGGGCTTATGTTGATGTATGTATTTGTGGTGGAACTTCGTTGGTTTAAAATAACCGAGCAAACATCCTTTAAAAGTGTTATTCTGCCAGCTATGACTTTAGCTATACCATTGATGGGAAGATATATAAGACAAATAAGGGAGGCGATATTAGAACAGTATTCTCAGGATTATGTTATAGGAGCCAGAGCTAGAGGCATAAAGGAAAGCAAAATAATAATCAAGCACATCTTACCTAATGCTCTTTTAGGAATCATTACACTTTTAGGGTTATCTATAGCGTTACTTTTAGGAGGAACTGTAATTGTAGAAAATATTTTTTCTTGGCCAGGACTGGGATCTATGGCTTTAGAGGCTATAACCTATAGGGATTATCCTTTACTACAGTCCTATGTAGTTTTTATGACTTTGATTTATGTCACCATCAATTTTATTGTGGATATCATAACACAAACTCTCGACCCCAGAATTAGTTTGAAGGGAGGGGGAAAAGTAAGTGAAAAATAG
- a CDS encoding ABC transporter ATP-binding protein, whose protein sequence is MNKLLEVKDLTVQYDGGDYAIKNINIDVNDQEIIGIVGESGSGKTTLVRAIINLLSSNAKIVSGEVIFCGENIEKYNKEQWRKLRGNEIAMIFQNPGSYLNPIMKIGKQFIESIRSHRDISKAQAIKKAKDTLEKMGLDDGDRMMNSYPYQLSGGMKQRVAIAMAMAMEPKLILADEPTSALDVITQAQIANELLDLRDKFETSIVMITHNIGFAAYIADRIVVMYDGKVVECDNKSQIILEPKAQYTRTLLQTIPELKGS, encoded by the coding sequence ATGAATAAATTATTGGAAGTTAAAGATCTTACTGTCCAATATGACGGTGGAGACTATGCCATAAAGAACATAAATATAGATGTAAATGATCAAGAGATTATTGGTATTGTAGGGGAAAGTGGAAGTGGAAAAACAACACTAGTAAGAGCCATCATCAATCTACTTTCCTCCAATGCTAAGATCGTTTCTGGGGAAGTGATATTTTGTGGCGAAAATATAGAAAAATACAATAAAGAGCAATGGAGGAAACTTCGTGGTAACGAAATAGCCATGATTTTTCAAAATCCTGGTTCTTATCTAAACCCGATTATGAAAATAGGAAAGCAATTTATAGAAAGTATTAGAAGCCATAGGGATATTTCTAAGGCGCAGGCAATAAAAAAAGCTAAAGATACCTTAGAAAAAATGGGTCTTGATGATGGGGATAGGATGATGAATTCTTATCCCTATCAATTAAGTGGTGGTATGAAGCAAAGAGTTGCTATTGCTATGGCCATGGCGATGGAGCCAAAGCTTATTTTAGCTGATGAGCCAACCAGTGCCCTTGATGTAATAACACAGGCCCAGATAGCTAATGAACTTTTGGATCTTAGGGATAAATTCGAAACTAGCATTGTAATGATTACACATAACATAGGTTTTGCTGCATACATAGCAGATAGAATTGTAGTTATGTATGATGGAAAAGTAGTAGAGTGTGACAATAAGTCGCAGATTATTTTAGAACCTAAAGCCCAATATACCAGGACATTGTTACAAACTATACCTGAATTGAAAGGATCTTAG
- a CDS encoding ABC transporter substrate-binding protein, giving the protein MKKILTKVFMLFLCFMLIACSKQDESLKVGSGNGEETEEIKTLNMALFWLDSNIEPTEGWHGWTLTRCGIGENLVQFDENMNLKPVIAESYQWIDDRTMVFDIREGVKFHNGNPVDAEAVKASLERALKISDRDDVKFSVESITAEGQKLTIKTEAPFPMLLNNLADPVYVIIDASVADDENFKYKPIATGAFKVVEFHSDLGLTLEKHEEHWSGDVGVDRVNVKYISDGATRTMALQSGEIDLATQIQSRDLSLFQDNDEFIVQQGPNLRVFLLRINMDKPYMQSLEFRQALAHGIDKETYATQIVNGVAAKGPFNDMLSFGYTEDDLYPYDPDKANRLLDKAGFIDTNGDGIREIDGENIVLRFVSRTNHGNDANNIGIAMQAQYKEIGIGLEVIQVENYANMAAAGDFDLLWERWTSAPTADPQYFLEASYKTGSAGNDGNYSNPELDRICDALGDAFDKEERDRLGIKGSEVLMEDVASLFLYYQEGTVVTRKNVEGVHRFISEIYYIDDRVKIK; this is encoded by the coding sequence ATGAAAAAAATTCTAACGAAGGTATTTATGCTATTTCTATGTTTTATGTTAATTGCTTGCAGTAAACAGGATGAATCTCTTAAAGTGGGGAGTGGTAATGGAGAGGAAACTGAAGAAATTAAAACCTTAAATATGGCTTTGTTTTGGCTAGATAGTAATATAGAGCCTACAGAAGGATGGCATGGTTGGACATTGACCCGTTGTGGTATAGGAGAAAATCTTGTGCAATTTGATGAGAATATGAATTTGAAGCCTGTGATTGCAGAGTCTTACCAATGGATTGATGATAGAACCATGGTTTTTGATATAAGGGAAGGGGTGAAGTTTCATAATGGTAACCCTGTAGATGCTGAGGCTGTTAAAGCTTCTTTAGAAAGGGCCCTTAAGATATCCGATAGAGATGATGTGAAATTCTCTGTGGAATCTATTACAGCAGAAGGTCAAAAGCTAACCATAAAAACAGAAGCTCCTTTTCCTATGTTGCTTAATAATCTAGCAGATCCTGTATATGTCATCATTGATGCATCCGTAGCTGATGATGAAAATTTTAAATATAAGCCTATTGCTACCGGCGCTTTTAAAGTAGTTGAGTTTCATTCAGATCTTGGTTTAACTCTTGAGAAACATGAAGAACACTGGAGTGGAGATGTTGGAGTAGATAGAGTTAATGTAAAGTATATATCTGATGGTGCTACTCGTACTATGGCATTACAATCAGGTGAGATTGATTTGGCTACGCAAATACAGAGCAGGGACTTAAGTTTATTTCAGGATAATGATGAGTTTATCGTGCAGCAGGGACCTAATCTAAGAGTATTTTTATTAAGAATAAATATGGATAAACCCTATATGCAAAGTTTAGAATTTAGACAAGCTCTTGCCCATGGTATAGATAAAGAGACCTACGCTACACAAATAGTTAATGGTGTGGCTGCTAAAGGACCCTTTAATGACATGCTTTCCTTTGGTTATACAGAGGATGATCTTTATCCTTATGATCCCGATAAGGCAAATAGGCTGTTGGATAAAGCAGGATTTATTGATACCAATGGAGACGGTATTAGAGAAATAGATGGTGAAAATATTGTACTGAGATTTGTTTCCAGAACCAACCATGGAAATGATGCCAACAATATAGGCATAGCTATGCAGGCCCAATACAAAGAGATAGGAATAGGCCTTGAAGTTATTCAGGTAGAAAACTATGCCAATATGGCAGCGGCAGGAGATTTTGATTTACTATGGGAAAGATGGACTTCTGCACCAACGGCAGATCCTCAATATTTCCTCGAAGCCAGCTATAAAACAGGCAGTGCAGGAAATGATGGAAATTACAGTAATCCAGAGCTTGATAGGATTTGTGATGCGTTAGGTGATGCCTTTGATAAAGAGGAAAGAGATAGATTAGGAATAAAAGGATCAGAAGTTCTTATGGAGGATGTGGCTTCTTTATTCTTATACTATCAAGAGGGTACAGTAGTAACTAGAAAAAATGTAGAAGGTGTACACAGGTTTATATCAGAAATATATTATATCGATGATAGAGTTAAAATCAAGTAA
- the nikC gene encoding nickel transporter permease, producing MKNRKNKEIIFVVMLLLAISMVILAMIAPILAPNDPLDTNFSQILQKPSSEYLFGTDQVGRCIYSRVLYGARVSLGITFLLLSIIFILGLMLGTVAGMAGGTIDTIIMRIADTVLSFPDIVFAIAIVGILGPGMRNTILALSVIWWTKYARLTRVLVMTVKNKEYIHAATMAGAGKVKLITHYIFPNIISPLVVQLALDVGGMMLAIAGLSFLGLGVQPPIPEWGNMLNEGRFYLQTAPWLLIYPGAAIFIVVAVFNILGDSVRDLLDPKHL from the coding sequence GTGAAAAATAGAAAAAACAAAGAAATTATTTTTGTGGTAATGCTATTGCTAGCTATTTCCATGGTTATATTAGCTATGATAGCTCCCATACTTGCACCTAATGATCCTTTAGACACTAATTTTTCTCAAATTTTACAGAAGCCCAGCAGTGAATACCTCTTTGGTACCGATCAAGTGGGTAGATGTATATATTCTAGAGTGCTTTACGGTGCTAGGGTTTCTCTTGGAATCACCTTTTTACTTTTAAGTATTATTTTCATTCTAGGATTGATGCTGGGTACTGTTGCTGGTATGGCAGGAGGTACTATAGATACCATCATTATGAGAATAGCAGATACAGTACTTTCTTTTCCTGATATCGTCTTTGCCATTGCTATCGTAGGAATTTTAGGTCCTGGCATGAGAAATACCATATTAGCGCTATCTGTCATTTGGTGGACAAAGTATGCTAGGTTGACAAGGGTTTTGGTTATGACGGTTAAAAACAAAGAATACATACATGCAGCAACAATGGCTGGGGCAGGAAAGGTAAAACTTATCACTCATTATATTTTTCCAAATATCATATCGCCTTTGGTAGTACAACTGGCCTTAGATGTTGGGGGGATGATGCTGGCTATTGCAGGTCTATCCTTTTTAGGCTTAGGAGTACAACCTCCCATACCTGAGTGGGGAAATATGCTAAATGAAGGTAGGTTCTATCTGCAAACGGCTCCTTGGTTACTGATCTATCCTGGAGCAGCGATATTTATTGTAGTAGCGGTATTTAATATATTGGGAGATAGTGTAAGAGATTTACTTGACCCCAAACATCTATAA